A genome region from Trichocoleus sp. includes the following:
- a CDS encoding site-2 protease family protein gives MDGNLRIGSLFGIPFYINFSWFLVLALVTWDYGSELGFAFPQLGASTWVLGLLTALLLFASVLAHELGHSLIAMRQGISVKSITLFIFGGLASLEEESKTPAESFWVAISGPLVSFVLFGLFTGINAVTTLPAPIAAIVSLLAYINLALGVFNLLPGLPLDGGNVVKALVWKITGKPYKGIAFASRLGKVLGWLGIGIGTLSVFGITQVGSVWTLLVGWFLLQNADRYAQAAAVQEQLSGLTAADAVIPNSPIVPVTLSLREFANNYVIGSTENWRKYLVTDENGQLIGEINTDDMKAVPTNTWWDVSIRELMQPTESLETVSSDQPLLEVVNLIEEKNLPALIVLKDSGTLVGLLEKASILQLLQKRAEAKLASVS, from the coding sequence ATGGACGGCAATTTACGTATCGGTAGTTTATTTGGCATTCCCTTTTACATTAATTTCTCCTGGTTTCTGGTACTGGCTCTGGTCACCTGGGACTATGGCAGCGAGCTAGGGTTTGCTTTTCCCCAGTTAGGAGCTTCTACCTGGGTTCTTGGACTGTTGACCGCCTTGCTTTTGTTTGCTTCGGTGCTGGCTCACGAATTGGGACACAGCCTGATTGCGATGCGGCAAGGAATTAGCGTTAAATCCATTACGCTGTTCATCTTTGGGGGACTTGCCAGCTTAGAAGAAGAGTCGAAAACGCCCGCAGAGTCTTTCTGGGTTGCTATTTCTGGTCCCCTGGTTAGCTTTGTCTTGTTTGGGCTGTTTACTGGCATCAATGCTGTCACCACTTTGCCTGCGCCGATCGCCGCAATCGTTAGTCTGCTCGCCTATATCAACCTGGCATTAGGAGTATTTAACCTGCTGCCTGGTTTGCCACTAGACGGTGGTAACGTTGTAAAAGCACTGGTCTGGAAAATCACTGGAAAGCCTTATAAGGGCATTGCCTTTGCCAGTCGCTTAGGTAAAGTGCTGGGTTGGCTCGGTATTGGGATCGGCACACTCTCAGTGTTTGGAATTACTCAGGTGGGAAGTGTCTGGACGCTACTCGTTGGCTGGTTCCTGCTGCAAAATGCCGATCGCTATGCTCAGGCGGCAGCTGTGCAAGAACAGTTGAGTGGTTTGACTGCTGCTGATGCTGTCATTCCCAATAGCCCGATCGTACCTGTCACTCTATCCCTGCGGGAGTTTGCCAACAATTATGTCATTGGCAGCACCGAAAACTGGCGGAAATATCTGGTGACAGACGAGAATGGACAACTCATTGGCGAAATTAATACAGATGACATGAAAGCAGTCCCAACCAACACTTGGTGGGATGTGTCTATCCGAGAACTAATGCAGCCAACTGAGAGCCTGGAAACGGTTTCCTCAGATCAACCCCTTTTGGAAGTGGTAAACCTGATTGAAGAGAAAAACCTTCCTGCATTGATTGTGCTCAAGGACAGCGGTACACTCGTCGGGCTACTAGAAAAGGCTTCGATTCTGCAACTTTTGCAAAAGCGGGCTGAGGCTAAACTGGCATCGGTTAGCTAA
- a CDS encoding amino acid ABC transporter ATP-binding protein: MIRTELLSKSFGKLNVLQDISTEIKKGEVVAIIGPSGCGKSTLLRCLNLLETPTGGRIYIDDVDITHPKTDIKEVRQNIGMVFQHFNLFPHMNVLNNLTYAPIKVKKVPKAQAEQRAIELLTRVGLAEKAEVYPSRLSGGQKQRVAIARSLAMEPQVMLFDEPTSALDPEMVKEVLDVMKALAQTKITMAIVTHEMGFAREVADRVIFLDNGNIAEDAPPDVFFSKPKSERACQFLEKVL, translated from the coding sequence GTGATTAGAACTGAACTTTTATCTAAATCTTTTGGCAAGTTAAATGTTCTGCAAGACATCTCAACTGAGATTAAAAAAGGGGAAGTTGTTGCCATTATTGGTCCTTCTGGCTGCGGCAAGTCCACCCTTTTACGCTGCCTTAATCTGCTAGAAACCCCAACTGGGGGACGAATTTACATTGATGATGTGGACATCACCCATCCTAAAACTGACATCAAAGAAGTGCGTCAGAATATTGGTATGGTGTTTCAGCATTTCAACCTGTTTCCCCACATGAACGTGTTGAATAACTTGACTTATGCACCAATAAAAGTCAAGAAAGTCCCGAAAGCACAGGCAGAACAACGAGCGATCGAACTCTTAACTCGGGTGGGTCTGGCAGAGAAAGCTGAAGTTTATCCTTCGCGGTTATCCGGTGGACAGAAACAACGGGTCGCAATTGCCCGATCGTTGGCAATGGAACCCCAGGTTATGCTCTTTGATGAGCCTACTTCTGCCCTTGATCCAGAAATGGTGAAAGAGGTGCTAGATGTGATGAAAGCTCTGGCACAAACAAAGATTACGATGGCAATTGTGACTCACGAAATGGGCTTTGCGCGTGAAGTCGCCGATCGGGTCATCTTTCTTGACAATGGCAACATTGCTGAAGATGCGCCACCTGATGTCTTTTTCTCCAAACCCAAGAGCGAACGCGCCTGCCAATTCTTAGAAAAAGTGCTGTAG
- a CDS encoding ABC transporter ATP-binding protein — protein sequence MARVYLEDISRRFDAVTAIENITFEVPDGQFWVLVGPSGCGKSTILRTIAGLEGISSGSLYIGDRLVNSLPARQRDVAMVFQNYALYPHMTVAENLAFGLKMRGIDQQTIQPRVETVARSLQIDHLLDRKPRQLSGGQQQRVALGRAIVRQPQVFLLDEPLSNLDAQLRDETRAELKQLHQQFGITTIYVTHDQVEAMTLADQIVVLKQGKIQQIGTPQSIYAAPANQMVATFLGNPPMNLLPAIYHQDRLQVQNQALDCPFAWQQQYSLMPNQALNLGIRPEHLHVTPASETPDLMVEVQLVEPLGREILVRSTLVGTASPIVNFQVLPDVQVRPGDRLHLTLNFADLLAFDPETGDRLDAKPLPL from the coding sequence GTGGCACGGGTTTATCTGGAAGACATTAGCCGTCGATTTGATGCGGTAACAGCGATCGAAAATATTACGTTTGAAGTGCCAGATGGTCAATTTTGGGTTTTGGTTGGTCCTTCTGGCTGTGGCAAGTCAACAATTCTCCGCACGATCGCCGGATTAGAAGGCATCAGCAGCGGTAGTCTCTATATTGGCGATCGATTGGTCAATTCGCTTCCAGCAAGACAGCGCGATGTGGCAATGGTGTTTCAAAACTACGCCCTCTACCCCCACATGACGGTTGCAGAAAATTTGGCGTTTGGGCTGAAAATGCGCGGTATCGATCAGCAAACCATCCAGCCCCGCGTTGAAACAGTGGCTCGATCCCTACAAATTGACCATCTACTCGATCGCAAACCTCGCCAGCTTTCGGGTGGACAACAGCAGCGGGTCGCACTGGGACGGGCGATTGTGCGGCAGCCGCAAGTTTTTCTACTGGATGAACCGCTCTCTAATCTGGATGCTCAACTGCGAGACGAAACCCGCGCTGAACTGAAGCAACTCCATCAACAATTTGGCATTACGACAATTTATGTGACCCATGATCAGGTCGAAGCGATGACCCTGGCGGATCAAATTGTGGTTCTAAAACAGGGAAAAATTCAGCAGATCGGCACGCCCCAGTCGATCTATGCAGCACCCGCTAATCAAATGGTCGCTACTTTCCTGGGCAATCCCCCCATGAATCTTTTACCTGCCATCTACCATCAGGATCGGTTGCAAGTTCAAAACCAGGCGCTTGACTGTCCCTTTGCTTGGCAGCAGCAGTATTCGCTCATGCCAAACCAAGCTTTGAATTTGGGCATCCGTCCTGAGCATCTTCATGTCACTCCTGCCTCAGAAACGCCTGATTTGATGGTGGAAGTACAGCTTGTTGAGCCGCTTGGACGCGAAATTCTGGTGCGATCGACCCTTGTAGGGACTGCATCCCCAATCGTCAATTTTCAAGTCCTACCTGATGTCCAGGTTAGACCGGGCGATCGACTCCACCTGACGCTTAATTTTGCTGATCTGCTGGCATTTGACCCAGAGACCGGCGATCGGCTTGATGCTAAACCTCTGCCACTTTAG
- a CDS encoding amino acid ABC transporter permease → MSSLLSISGIVPNVFQFLGQAAPSGLNLDFSKIVPNIPFILQGVWVTLSFTLVSALFGFTWGTVLSIFKISKFRPLRWFADFYTSVFRGTPLILQLALIYFSTPQLINYAISPFVAGVITFSLNSAAYSSETIRGGIMAVDKGQREAALSMGVPYPEMMRDVILPQAFKNILPALVNESIALLKDSSLVSTVGALDLMRRGQIVASEKFIYFEPLILVGLIYYIMVMGFTVLARRLERRMRKSD, encoded by the coding sequence TTGTCTAGCCTCTTATCAATTTCGGGAATAGTACCAAATGTCTTTCAGTTTTTAGGGCAAGCTGCACCTTCAGGGCTTAATTTAGACTTTTCTAAGATTGTCCCCAACATTCCTTTTATTTTACAGGGGGTTTGGGTAACGCTCAGTTTTACACTCGTTTCAGCCTTATTTGGTTTTACCTGGGGAACTGTTCTCTCTATCTTTAAAATCTCTAAATTTAGACCGCTAAGATGGTTTGCTGATTTTTATACCTCTGTTTTTCGAGGCACACCGCTCATCTTGCAGCTTGCTCTCATTTACTTCTCAACTCCTCAGCTCATTAACTACGCAATTTCTCCCTTTGTGGCAGGGGTAATTACTTTTTCGCTCAACTCTGCTGCCTACAGTTCAGAAACCATTCGTGGTGGCATTATGGCAGTTGATAAAGGACAGCGAGAAGCTGCTCTGTCAATGGGAGTTCCCTATCCTGAAATGATGCGGGACGTAATCCTACCGCAGGCTTTCAAGAACATTTTGCCTGCCTTAGTGAACGAGAGTATTGCGCTCCTGAAAGATTCCTCCCTCGTCTCTACGGTTGGCGCGCTAGATTTAATGCGTCGGGGTCAAATTGTTGCCTCAGAGAAGTTCATTTACTTTGAGCCTCTCATCTTAGTCGGTCTTATCTATTACATCATGGTGATGGGCTTTACCGTACTGGCTCGTCGCTTAGAAAGGAGGATGCGGAAAAGTGATTAG
- a CDS encoding response regulator, whose product MADPVEKSRSWLNSDLESRVLRINLWQIGQLVWFLLLSTLMVIGLAQTVSGHAIQSTLNCSEHSSQSIAPFLSGILLGGLGTWGIRLLKQLKTRQPLVLTLNSLQDDRGRLSITEHKQNEALLKLRDRAIAASSSGIVITDVRLPNMPIVDANPAFEQITGYAIAEVLGQNCLFLQGEEHQQPELDRVREAMRTGKNCTVVLQSYRKDGTMFWNELSVSPIHDDAGTLTHFISIQTDVSDRIRTEEIVHAATSRLSALIQNLQAGVLVEDEFRQIALVNQQFCNLFNLPKSAEDLIGANCDEMAEALSQVVIQPQPFVQRIDQLLRAQEVFTAEEVSLVDGRILERDYVPILVGSHHQGHLWQYRDITERKRADAALLESQTRLSLLNSISTGEEALQLSEERLKLALESTEDGLWDWNLMTGDCYFSPRWLDMLGYQVGEIPQHISAWELMLHPEDKQITQRELQAHFAGKTPVFELEHRLRHQSGEYRWILGRGKVVQRDASGQPLRMIGTNIDVTERKQTEEALERQLDRALLLKQITEEIRQSLDIKQIFESAAIQIGQTFGVDRCLIHAFTGNPGTIPLVTEYLKPSYASMMSLEVPVSGNPHAEAMLAHDEPVISNNVYDDPLLKATRSLCEQVGVKSMLAIRTSYQGEPNGAIGLHQCSYFRDWTEDETDLLKAVAAQVGIALAQAHLLGQETQRRQELTQKNVALEQARHEAEAANRAKSEFLAVMSHEIRTPMNAVIGMTGLLLDTSLSPQQRDFVETIRSSGDALLTIINDILDFSKIESGKLELEGQLFDLRACIEGAIDLLAPKAAEKNIELVCLISPQTLPYILGDVTRVRQVLVNLLSNAVKFTETGEVVVTVTARQLSSKSAAHRNSAQILSEIDLPKPCYYEVQIAVKDTGVGIAPNKMARLFKPFSQADSSTTRQYGGTGLGLIISKRLSEMMGGTLWVKSRGRLGGTPPPQVMKKHLNQITGRDISRLLEDKLADCLNGIKPSECAAVDIGSTFYFTIVVPTTSNPTQGQFSSTAPQMMGKRLLIVDDNAANCKILELQAKSWQMQTRVARSGEEALQYLAQGEGFDLALLDMQMPGMDGLMLANRIRQHPEYSCLPLIMLTSLGGLEASAQAEVTLAACLSKPVKQSQLYDVLIRILANQSFKAESSPPLTMIDPHMAERLPLRILLAEDTVVNQKVALLMLQKMGYRADVASNGLEVLQALKRQPYDVVLMDVHMPEMDGLEATRQIRQAWAQGDIGKYLELETRGQKNPRIEPAPSDLQPLQFTEPRIIAMTANAIRGDREACLASGMDDYISKPIQIEELAQSLGKCQLLMPLPVPIASLTKVGTSFSSLADAALTSPQTVVLDLAALAEIREIAGDDPLVFVQIVDCYLEEAPQLIARIREALDQNNPMLLCRAAHTLKSSSLSLGAVVLSRYCEELELMGRSGSTVGAEPKLRLLEAECTLVEAALRQEC is encoded by the coding sequence ATGGCAGATCCTGTGGAGAAATCCAGATCCTGGCTCAATTCTGACTTAGAGAGCAGAGTTCTAAGAATCAATCTCTGGCAAATTGGGCAGCTTGTCTGGTTCTTGCTTCTGTCTACTCTGATGGTGATTGGGTTAGCCCAAACTGTGTCTGGTCACGCTATTCAATCAACCCTTAATTGTTCAGAGCACTCATCCCAATCGATCGCCCCTTTTCTCTCTGGCATTTTGCTAGGTGGATTGGGTACGTGGGGGATTCGCTTGCTAAAGCAGCTCAAAACTCGGCAGCCTCTGGTATTAACCCTCAATTCCCTCCAGGACGATCGAGGCAGGCTGTCCATTACAGAACACAAACAGAACGAAGCATTGCTGAAACTGCGCGATCGAGCCATTGCTGCCAGCAGTAGCGGCATTGTCATTACAGATGTTCGTCTCCCCAATATGCCGATTGTTGATGCAAATCCAGCATTTGAACAAATAACAGGCTATGCCATTGCTGAAGTATTGGGGCAGAACTGTCTATTTTTGCAGGGAGAAGAGCATCAGCAGCCCGAACTCGATCGCGTGAGAGAAGCAATGCGGACAGGCAAAAACTGCACTGTTGTTCTCCAAAGCTATCGCAAAGATGGAACGATGTTCTGGAATGAACTGAGCGTTTCCCCCATTCATGATGATGCAGGCACACTGACTCACTTCATTAGCATTCAAACCGATGTCAGCGATCGAATTCGGACTGAGGAAATTGTTCACGCTGCAACATCACGTTTGTCTGCCCTCATTCAAAATTTGCAGGCAGGGGTACTGGTAGAAGATGAATTTCGGCAGATTGCACTAGTCAATCAACAGTTCTGCAACTTATTCAATTTGCCTAAGTCGGCTGAAGATCTAATTGGCGCAAACTGTGATGAAATGGCTGAGGCTTTAAGTCAGGTGGTTATTCAGCCTCAACCGTTTGTGCAGCGGATTGATCAACTGCTTCGGGCGCAAGAGGTGTTCACGGCAGAAGAAGTTTCGCTGGTTGATGGACGGATTCTAGAGCGAGATTACGTCCCCATTCTGGTGGGTAGTCATCACCAGGGACATCTCTGGCAATATCGCGATATTACAGAACGAAAGCGAGCAGATGCTGCCTTACTCGAAAGCCAGACCCGTTTGAGCTTGCTGAATAGCATTTCAACGGGTGAAGAAGCCCTCCAACTTAGTGAAGAGCGCCTAAAACTTGCACTGGAAAGTACAGAAGATGGGCTTTGGGACTGGAACTTGATGACGGGTGACTGCTATTTTAGTCCTCGCTGGCTAGACATGCTGGGCTATCAAGTGGGTGAAATTCCGCAGCATATCTCAGCCTGGGAATTGATGCTGCATCCCGAAGATAAGCAGATCACCCAACGCGAACTCCAAGCCCATTTTGCTGGCAAGACACCAGTTTTTGAATTAGAACATCGGCTGAGGCATCAATCTGGTGAATACCGCTGGATCTTAGGACGGGGCAAGGTGGTTCAACGAGATGCCTCAGGTCAACCCTTGCGGATGATTGGTACAAATATTGATGTGACGGAGCGAAAGCAAACCGAAGAAGCCCTGGAACGTCAACTCGATCGCGCCCTGCTTTTAAAACAAATCACCGAGGAAATTCGGCAAAGCCTGGATATTAAACAGATCTTTGAATCTGCTGCCATTCAAATCGGACAAACCTTTGGCGTCGATCGCTGTCTCATTCATGCCTTTACTGGTAATCCAGGCACGATTCCCCTGGTTACAGAATATTTGAAGCCAAGCTATGCTTCCATGATGAGTTTGGAAGTGCCAGTCAGCGGCAACCCCCATGCCGAGGCTATGCTTGCTCATGATGAGCCGGTGATTTCAAACAACGTTTATGATGATCCGCTCTTAAAGGCAACGCGTTCGCTTTGTGAACAGGTTGGGGTGAAGTCAATGCTGGCAATTCGCACCTCTTACCAAGGTGAGCCAAATGGAGCGATCGGCTTACATCAGTGCAGCTATTTTCGAGACTGGACAGAAGACGAAACTGATCTGCTCAAAGCAGTCGCGGCTCAAGTTGGCATTGCGCTGGCTCAAGCCCATCTGCTAGGGCAAGAAACCCAAAGACGGCAAGAACTGACTCAAAAAAACGTTGCTCTGGAGCAAGCTCGGCATGAAGCAGAAGCCGCAAACCGTGCCAAAAGTGAGTTTCTTGCTGTAATGAGCCACGAAATTCGGACACCGATGAATGCGGTGATTGGGATGACTGGTTTATTGCTTGATACTTCCCTTTCACCCCAACAGCGTGATTTTGTAGAAACGATCCGCAGTAGCGGAGATGCCTTGCTGACGATCATCAATGACATTCTCGATTTCTCCAAAATTGAATCAGGCAAACTGGAATTAGAGGGGCAACTGTTTGATCTCCGGGCTTGTATTGAAGGGGCGATCGATCTGCTGGCACCGAAAGCAGCCGAGAAAAACATTGAACTTGTTTGTCTCATCAGTCCTCAAACACTGCCCTATATCCTGGGTGATGTGACGCGAGTCAGGCAGGTATTAGTGAATCTGCTCAGCAACGCTGTGAAGTTTACTGAAACTGGAGAGGTTGTAGTCACTGTGACTGCCCGACAACTCAGTTCTAAATCTGCCGCTCACAGAAACTCAGCTCAAATCCTCTCTGAAATCGACCTGCCCAAACCTTGCTACTATGAAGTCCAAATTGCTGTCAAAGATACTGGCGTTGGCATTGCACCTAACAAAATGGCTCGGCTGTTTAAGCCCTTTAGCCAGGCAGATAGTTCAACGACGCGACAATATGGTGGCACTGGGCTGGGATTAATCATTAGCAAACGACTCAGTGAGATGATGGGGGGCACGCTCTGGGTGAAGAGTCGGGGTCGCCTTGGTGGTACACCACCCCCCCAGGTAATGAAAAAGCATCTGAATCAGATAACCGGACGCGATATTAGTCGCCTTTTGGAAGATAAGTTGGCAGACTGCCTGAACGGCATCAAGCCTTCAGAATGTGCAGCAGTGGATATTGGTTCGACTTTCTACTTTACGATCGTCGTTCCAACCACCTCCAACCCAACCCAGGGGCAATTTAGCTCTACTGCTCCTCAAATGATGGGTAAGCGGCTGCTGATCGTCGATGATAACGCTGCCAACTGCAAAATTCTGGAATTGCAAGCAAAATCATGGCAGATGCAAACACGAGTGGCTCGATCGGGGGAGGAAGCTCTCCAGTACCTTGCCCAGGGAGAGGGATTTGATCTGGCGCTTCTCGATATGCAGATGCCTGGCATGGATGGGTTAATGTTGGCAAATCGAATTCGACAGCACCCTGAATACAGCTGTTTGCCGCTGATCATGCTGACTTCCCTAGGGGGGCTAGAAGCGAGTGCTCAGGCAGAGGTTACTCTAGCAGCCTGTCTCTCTAAACCCGTAAAGCAGTCTCAACTGTACGATGTTTTGATTCGGATTCTGGCAAACCAATCGTTTAAGGCCGAATCCTCTCCTCCACTCACGATGATTGATCCACATATGGCAGAACGTCTACCGCTCAGAATCTTGCTGGCAGAAGATACAGTCGTCAACCAGAAAGTGGCATTACTCATGCTGCAAAAAATGGGCTATCGGGCGGATGTTGCTAGTAACGGTCTAGAAGTGCTGCAAGCCCTCAAGCGACAGCCCTATGACGTGGTGCTGATGGATGTTCATATGCCCGAAATGGATGGTTTAGAGGCAACTCGACAGATTCGCCAGGCTTGGGCACAGGGAGACATAGGGAAATATTTGGAGCTGGAAACCAGAGGTCAGAAAAATCCACGGATCGAGCCTGCTCCAAGTGATCTGCAACCTCTCCAATTTACAGAACCACGCATTATTGCGATGACTGCGAACGCGATACGCGGCGATCGAGAAGCTTGCTTGGCGTCCGGGATGGATGACTATATCAGTAAGCCTATTCAGATTGAAGAACTGGCGCAATCCCTCGGCAAATGCCAGCTTTTGATGCCGCTCCCTGTGCCCATTGCTTCGCTGACAAAAGTTGGCACCTCGTTTAGTTCCCTTGCTGATGCTGCTTTGACTTCACCACAGACTGTTGTGCTTGATCTGGCAGCTCTGGCAGAAATTCGAGAGATAGCAGGAGATGATCCGCTGGTGTTTGTCCAAATTGTTGATTGCTATTTAGAGGAAGCCCCTCAACTGATTGCCAGAATTCGGGAGGCGCTCGATCAAAACAATCCTATGCTGCTCTGTCGGGCGGCTCATACCCTCAAATCCAGCAGCCTGTCGCTTGGGGCAGTTGTGCTCTCGCGCTACTGCGAAGAACTAGAACTGATGGGGCGATCGGGCAGTACGGTTGGAGCAGAGCCAAAACTCCGCCTTTTAGAAGCAGAATGTACGCTTGTAGAAGCAGCCCTACGACAGGAATGCTAA
- a CDS encoding response regulator transcription factor produces MGSVCIQIVEGNPHLRSLLGWHLQQVGYVVYQSADLQQAKDIFLNRQPSLIILDSELPDGDGLEFCRWLQQQRQALIMMLSARNSESDIVAGLRAGADDYLTKPFGMQEFLARVEALTRRSRTFAAPASLDYGDLKIDLIQRRVRFKGELIDLTPQEFSLLYVLAQASGLPLSRSELLRKAWPDEIDNHRTVDTHILALRKKIETDPRQPNLIQTVRNVGYRFNVELVDGDRPGSSQQTGQKGNGKHSPARPFSKVAEV; encoded by the coding sequence GTGGGTTCTGTTTGTATCCAAATTGTTGAAGGCAATCCCCATCTTCGCTCCTTGCTTGGCTGGCATTTGCAGCAAGTCGGCTATGTTGTCTATCAGTCTGCTGATCTTCAGCAAGCAAAAGACATCTTCCTGAATCGTCAACCGAGTTTAATCATTCTCGATTCTGAACTGCCTGATGGCGACGGGCTAGAGTTCTGTCGTTGGTTGCAGCAGCAGCGTCAAGCGCTGATTATGATGCTCTCTGCCCGGAATTCTGAGTCAGATATCGTGGCGGGTCTTCGGGCAGGCGCAGACGATTATTTGACTAAGCCCTTCGGAATGCAGGAGTTTCTCGCCCGTGTAGAAGCTCTGACCCGACGCAGCAGAACCTTTGCGGCTCCCGCCTCTCTCGATTATGGCGACCTCAAGATCGATCTAATTCAGCGGCGCGTTCGCTTTAAGGGTGAACTAATTGACCTGACCCCCCAGGAATTTAGCTTGCTCTATGTTCTGGCTCAGGCAAGCGGGCTGCCGCTCAGTCGCTCAGAACTGCTCCGGAAAGCCTGGCCTGACGAAATTGATAATCATCGCACTGTGGACACCCACATCCTGGCGCTTCGCAAAAAAATTGAGACAGATCCCAGGCAGCCTAACTTGATCCAAACCGTCCGGAATGTGGGCTACCGCTTCAACGTTGAGCTTGTCGATGGCGATCGACCCGGCAGCAGCCAGCAAACCGGGCAAAAGGGCAACGGTAAACATTCACCCGCCCGACCCTTCTCTAAAGTGGCAGAGGTTTAG
- a CDS encoding transporter substrate-binding domain-containing protein, which produces MMKQLKFLFTALVSTVLTIFLVTACNAQQGASGGAKALIMATSADYPPYEFVDSSKGGQEIIGFDVDIAKYITSKLGQELQIQNIDFNGLIPALQSKRADFVMAGMTPTPERKQNVDFSQTYYEAKNTIVAKQGTDYKTADSLKGKKVGIQLGTTQEQEAKKLNLNAVALNRISEIIQELKTGRIDAAIVEDTVAKGFVQSNPDLVFNTIPNQGEAGSAIAFPKGSPLVSQFDPILQEMVSSGKITELVNKWFGDQAPTQQKPAS; this is translated from the coding sequence ATGATGAAGCAACTTAAATTCTTGTTTACAGCGCTTGTATCTACAGTTTTGACCATCTTCCTCGTCACGGCTTGTAATGCTCAGCAGGGAGCCAGCGGTGGCGCAAAAGCTTTAATAATGGCAACATCAGCGGACTATCCTCCTTACGAATTTGTTGATTCTAGTAAAGGTGGACAAGAAATTATTGGTTTTGATGTCGATATTGCCAAGTACATCACCAGCAAATTGGGTCAGGAATTGCAGATTCAAAATATTGACTTCAATGGTCTAATTCCGGCACTGCAATCAAAGCGGGCTGACTTTGTCATGGCAGGAATGACGCCGACGCCAGAACGTAAACAGAATGTTGATTTCTCGCAAACCTACTACGAAGCCAAAAATACGATCGTTGCCAAGCAAGGCACAGATTACAAAACAGCAGACAGCTTGAAAGGAAAGAAAGTTGGCATTCAGTTGGGCACCACTCAAGAGCAAGAAGCGAAAAAGCTAAACCTGAATGCGGTAGCGTTGAACCGGATTAGTGAGATCATCCAAGAGTTAAAAACAGGTCGAATTGATGCCGCAATTGTAGAAGACACTGTGGCAAAAGGATTTGTTCAGTCAAATCCAGACCTCGTATTTAACACAATTCCCAACCAGGGAGAAGCGGGTTCTGCAATTGCCTTCCCCAAAGGTTCTCCTCTGGTTAGCCAGTTTGATCCCATCCTGCAAGAAATGGTCAGCAGCGGCAAGATCACAGAACTGGTTAACAAGTGGTTTGGTGATCAGGCACCAACACAGCAAAAGCCCGCGAGCTAG